A genome region from Sphingobacteriaceae bacterium GW460-11-11-14-LB5 includes the following:
- a CDS encoding peptidase — protein MNKSLSAQETKRYSLIIWKILIGGIALFAIFISMIGLGLFGALPSFRDIEHPKSNQASEIIAEDGRPLGTYFVQNRSNVTYKEISENVINGLIATEDTRFKEHSGIDFKRTFTIIGYNLIGKKQGASTITQQLAKNLFPRESNLNFFSLVLTKFKEWIVAVKLERNYTKEEIITMYLNTVDFGNQAYGIKSAARVYFNTTPDKLTLTQAATLVGMQKGITMYSPTRHPERSRDRRNTVMAMMVKSELLTQQEFDEQKEKPLNLHFNAATVNDGIAPYFRSVLKNDIKTIFQEQSITKPDGTPYDLDRDGLKIYTTLNYDMQVYAEEAQKEYMKILQAQFIASWKGRNPFKDKALQIEQGIKRSDRYKSLKLEGKSDDEIKDDFNTKTEMTIFTWKGNIDTVMKPIDSVRYYKMLLRNAMMTMDPTNGHVKAWVGGINYEHFKYDQVKMGTRQVGSTAKPFTYAVAIENGYSPCYTVPNVPVTIDGYGEPWTPRNSGKPLPGNITLQKALAYSQNFVTAYLMKQVGPVAVSTLATKMGIPNVPAFPSICLGTFDSSIYNMVGAYGAFANKGTYTKPIYLLRIEDKNGVVLFSQKEIPKPIMSEEVAYIMTRMLKGVVTNGTGSRLNYKYHVNAPVGAKTGTTQNNSDGWFMAITPQLVTGIWTGCEDRAFHFISTNQGEGANTALPIFAGFIKRVYANPALKISHADFEAPKSGVSITYDCNQYQQQEEGATELDEKLGF, from the coding sequence ATGAATAAGTCCCTTTCTGCACAAGAAACAAAAAGATATAGTTTAATCATCTGGAAAATATTAATCGGGGGAATTGCCCTGTTTGCGATTTTCATTTCGATGATCGGTTTGGGGCTTTTTGGTGCATTACCTTCCTTCAGAGATATCGAACACCCTAAAAGTAATCAGGCTTCAGAAATTATTGCTGAGGATGGTCGTCCCTTAGGTACTTATTTTGTTCAGAACAGATCGAATGTGACTTATAAGGAAATTTCTGAAAATGTAATTAATGGATTAATCGCAACAGAAGATACCCGTTTTAAAGAACACTCGGGCATCGATTTTAAACGTACTTTTACCATCATCGGTTACAATTTAATTGGCAAAAAACAAGGTGCGAGTACCATTACACAGCAATTGGCTAAAAACCTTTTCCCAAGAGAATCGAACCTGAATTTTTTCTCCCTGGTATTAACCAAGTTTAAAGAGTGGATAGTTGCCGTTAAATTAGAACGGAACTATACCAAAGAAGAAATTATTACCATGTATTTAAATACAGTCGATTTTGGTAACCAGGCTTATGGCATTAAATCGGCCGCAAGGGTTTATTTCAATACCACGCCCGATAAATTAACCTTAACACAGGCAGCAACTTTAGTGGGCATGCAAAAAGGGATTACCATGTATTCGCCAACACGTCATCCTGAGCGCTCGAGAGACCGTAGAAATACCGTAATGGCGATGATGGTTAAATCTGAGCTCTTAACCCAACAGGAATTCGATGAGCAAAAAGAGAAACCTTTAAACCTGCATTTTAATGCCGCAACCGTTAACGATGGTATTGCACCTTACTTCCGTTCTGTATTGAAGAATGATATCAAAACCATTTTTCAGGAGCAGTCGATTACCAAACCTGATGGCACACCTTACGATTTAGATCGCGATGGTTTGAAAATTTATACCACATTGAATTATGATATGCAGGTATACGCCGAAGAAGCGCAAAAAGAATATATGAAGATTCTACAGGCGCAGTTTATCGCCAGCTGGAAAGGCAGAAACCCTTTTAAAGATAAAGCTTTACAGATTGAACAGGGTATTAAACGCTCTGATCGTTACAAATCGTTAAAACTGGAAGGTAAATCGGACGATGAAATTAAAGACGATTTTAACACCAAAACAGAAATGACCATTTTTACCTGGAAAGGTAATATTGATACGGTAATGAAACCGATCGACTCTGTGCGTTATTATAAAATGTTGTTGCGCAATGCGATGATGACGATGGATCCAACCAATGGCCATGTAAAAGCATGGGTTGGCGGGATTAACTATGAGCATTTTAAATACGATCAGGTTAAAATGGGCACCAGACAAGTGGGCTCAACTGCAAAACCATTTACTTACGCCGTAGCTATTGAAAATGGATATTCGCCATGTTACACCGTACCCAACGTGCCAGTAACGATTGATGGCTATGGAGAACCATGGACGCCAAGAAACTCAGGCAAACCTTTACCTGGTAATATCACTTTACAGAAGGCATTGGCCTACTCACAAAACTTTGTTACCGCTTATTTAATGAAACAGGTTGGTCCGGTTGCGGTATCTACCTTAGCGACCAAAATGGGAATTCCTAACGTTCCGGCGTTTCCATCCATTTGTTTGGGAACATTCGATTCGTCGATTTATAATATGGTTGGCGCATATGGTGCTTTTGCAAACAAGGGAACCTATACCAAACCCATTTATTTATTAAGAATTGAAGATAAAAACGGGGTGGTATTGTTTTCTCAAAAGGAGATACCAAAGCCGATTATGAGCGAGGAAGTTGCCTATATAATGACCAGAATGCTTAAAGGTGTAGTCACCAACGGAACCGGTTCGAGATTAAATTATAAATACCATGTAAATGCACCAGTAGGTGCCAAAACAGGAACGACGCAGAATAACTCTGACGGCTGGTTTATGGCCATTACCCCTCAATTGGTAACTGGCATCTGGACGGGCTGCGAAGATAGGGCATTCCACTTTATCAGTACCAATCAGGGTGAAGGTGCCAATACCGCGCTACCAATTTTTGCAGGTTTTATCAAAAGAGTATACGCCAATCCTGCTTTAAAAATTAGTCATGCTGATTTTGAGGCACCAAAATCAGGTGTTTCCATCACCTACGATTGCAATCAATACCAGCAACAGGAAGAAGGCGCAACCGAATTGGATGAGAAGTTGGGATTCTAG
- a CDS encoding gliding motility protein, producing MKNYANKNLNPFLILISVLLIYGCVANKDTAVDRRFQNLTARYNYIYNSNVLLTEYNESLLQSYADNYEKTLPVYLDPEPQVNLVLTPGVANKQLDDVITKGQTVINDKSFSNYIDDAYMLLGKANYLKGNYFIASEYFDYTAKTYNNDLKTFIMAMNWKVRSQMQLNNMVLADKILDTMLRASDELKKDLAEPLATAAQMRIYQKRNKEAILFLESAIALPAEKQLRIRWRFILAQLQEKEKNLQDAYANFTKVEKSNAPFEMYFHANLNRIKLKALLSGVNLNKEEQLLALLKDDKNFDYTDQIYYQVGELFSAEGNFVKAEENYQKSVAKSTRNQNQKALSYLRIADLNFKEFNNYIKAKLYYDSTVMILPKNFPDYDNIVKKADNLKYLTDRYTIIAKEDTAQAIAKLPAGEREAKVKAYLTPKVEVSNTGGVISNQYLNDPDFPNQSLNASNKIGGNTFYFNNNAAISNGFGDFKKRWGNRQLEDNWRQSTRSSAQETNQVLAGGNVATGVKPANGETNQAAQDQTSLEKQFLDGLPTTPALLATSDQKIIDAYFEIASFYQQELNDKPEANKIYLELIKRYPDNNHLVAIYYSLYLNYKGTDEIKSDQYKQLVLTKFPESNFAKNILDPSYSAKQTEMENIAINNYNVTFDAYAKKDYASVVKQANDNITAFPNNDLAPQYAYLKAIAIGRTAKVDPLLTEFNQITTLYPNDKIITPLVRDHLKYIEANLEEFKQRPLALVDFDANAPRFVSQATPIAVPTKPLVTDNATVKTAEPAPVAKPVDVKPADLAKPASIFSAAKSEEYYYVIDVADATLTLSSSRFGIGQFNRGNYPDNDLEHKLVELDNDQLIYITSFIDLEDAKLYESSITGQLKNIMKVPANLYKGFIISKENFEKLTDRSHINAYLEFLKDNYK from the coding sequence TTGAAAAATTACGCTAACAAAAACTTAAATCCCTTCCTCATCCTTATAAGTGTCCTCCTTATTTATGGCTGTGTCGCAAATAAAGATACAGCAGTAGATCGCAGGTTTCAAAACTTAACGGCAAGGTATAACTATATCTATAACTCCAACGTTTTACTAACCGAGTATAATGAGAGCCTGTTACAAAGTTATGCAGATAATTACGAAAAAACCCTGCCTGTTTACCTTGATCCCGAGCCTCAGGTAAATCTGGTACTTACACCAGGTGTAGCCAATAAACAGCTCGATGATGTTATTACCAAAGGACAAACTGTTATAAACGATAAAAGTTTTAGTAATTATATTGATGATGCCTACATGCTTTTAGGCAAGGCGAATTACTTAAAAGGCAACTATTTTATTGCGTCAGAATACTTTGATTATACGGCTAAAACCTATAACAACGATTTAAAAACATTTATTATGGCTATGAACTGGAAAGTACGTAGCCAAATGCAATTAAACAATATGGTGCTGGCCGATAAAATTCTCGACACCATGTTGCGTGCTTCTGATGAGCTAAAAAAAGATCTGGCAGAACCTTTGGCTACTGCCGCACAGATGCGCATTTACCAGAAACGCAATAAGGAAGCAATCCTGTTTTTAGAGTCGGCAATTGCACTTCCAGCCGAAAAACAGCTCCGTATACGCTGGCGCTTTATCCTTGCGCAGTTGCAGGAAAAAGAAAAAAATCTTCAGGATGCTTATGCCAACTTCACCAAAGTTGAAAAAAGCAACGCCCCTTTTGAAATGTATTTTCATGCCAATTTAAACCGGATTAAATTAAAAGCATTATTAAGCGGCGTAAACCTGAACAAAGAGGAACAGCTTTTAGCATTACTTAAAGACGATAAAAACTTCGATTATACCGACCAGATTTACTACCAGGTTGGCGAACTTTTTTCGGCAGAAGGAAACTTTGTAAAAGCGGAAGAAAATTACCAAAAATCGGTTGCAAAAAGTACCAGAAACCAAAATCAAAAAGCCTTGTCGTACTTAAGAATTGCTGATTTAAACTTTAAAGAATTTAACAACTACATTAAAGCAAAGTTGTATTACGATAGTACGGTAATGATTTTGCCTAAAAACTTTCCTGATTACGACAACATTGTTAAAAAAGCCGATAATCTGAAATATTTGACCGACAGGTATACCATTATTGCAAAGGAAGATACCGCCCAGGCCATAGCTAAACTTCCTGCTGGAGAGCGTGAAGCAAAGGTTAAAGCTTATTTAACACCAAAAGTTGAGGTGAGCAATACCGGAGGAGTAATCAGTAACCAGTATTTAAACGACCCCGATTTTCCTAATCAATCGTTAAACGCCTCGAACAAAATTGGCGGAAATACTTTTTATTTTAATAATAATGCAGCGATTAGCAATGGCTTTGGCGATTTTAAGAAACGTTGGGGCAACAGGCAACTGGAAGATAACTGGAGACAAAGCACCCGGTCTTCTGCTCAGGAAACCAATCAGGTTTTGGCAGGCGGAAATGTAGCCACCGGAGTAAAACCCGCAAATGGAGAAACCAATCAGGCTGCACAGGACCAAACTTCATTAGAAAAACAGTTTTTAGATGGCCTTCCTACTACTCCGGCATTATTGGCCACATCTGATCAGAAAATTATCGATGCTTATTTCGAAATCGCCAGCTTTTATCAGCAGGAACTGAACGATAAACCAGAAGCAAACAAAATATACCTGGAACTGATTAAAAGATATCCGGATAACAATCATTTAGTTGCCATTTATTACAGTTTGTACCTTAATTATAAAGGTACAGATGAGATAAAATCAGATCAGTACAAGCAGTTGGTGCTTACGAAATTCCCTGAATCTAACTTTGCCAAAAACATTTTAGATCCATCCTATTCGGCCAAACAAACTGAAATGGAGAACATTGCCATCAACAATTATAATGTGACTTTTGATGCCTATGCGAAAAAAGATTATGCAAGTGTGGTAAAACAGGCTAACGATAACATCACTGCTTTTCCAAACAATGATCTTGCACCGCAGTACGCTTATTTAAAAGCAATTGCCATTGGCCGTACAGCAAAAGTTGATCCCCTGCTTACCGAATTTAACCAGATTACCACGCTTTATCCAAACGATAAAATTATAACGCCTTTGGTGCGCGATCATTTAAAATATATTGAAGCGAACCTGGAGGAATTTAAACAAAGGCCACTTGCCCTGGTTGATTTCGATGCCAACGCACCACGTTTTGTAAGCCAGGCTACCCCAATTGCCGTTCCAACAAAACCTTTGGTAACCGATAATGCAACCGTAAAAACGGCAGAGCCTGCTCCTGTAGCCAAACCTGTTGATGTTAAACCTGCTGATCTTGCCAAACCGGCCAGCATTTTTAGTGCAGCTAAATCAGAAGAATACTATTATGTAATCGACGTAGCGGATGCCACTTTAACCTTAAGTTCATCGCGTTTTGGAATAGGACAATTTAACCGTGGCAATTATCCTGATAATGATTTGGAACATAAATTGGTAGAGTTAGATAATGATCAGCTGATTTACATTACAAGTTTTATCGATTTGGAAGATGCTAAACTTTACGAATCGAGTATTACAGGCCAATTAAAGAACATTATGAAAGTTCCGGCTAACTTATATAAAGGTTTTATCATCAGTAAAGAAAACTTCGAAAAACTAACAGATCGCTCACATATTAATGCGTATCTGGAGTTTTTAAAAGACAATTACAAATAA